One window of the Salvia miltiorrhiza cultivar Shanhuang (shh) chromosome 6, IMPLAD_Smil_shh, whole genome shotgun sequence genome contains the following:
- the LOC130990509 gene encoding uncharacterized protein LOC130990509, with protein MVENLFSVIAASVPCLGKKDGWRWKPAKDGAFSTKSAYETIKMAKGEPDAGYNKALAKVWEAPNPHKARVTAWRSLRNRLATCDNLLKMNVPIEIEERWCNACVAYEETVEHIFLHCPES; from the coding sequence ATGGTGGAGAATCTCTTTTCGGTTATTGCTGCTTCTGTTCCTTGTTTAGGTAAGAAAGATGGCTGGAGGTGGAAGCCGGCAAAAGATGGAGCTTTTTCAACCAAGTCGGCGTACGAAACTATTAAAATGGCGAAAGGGGAGCCTGACGCGGGATACAATAAAGCGTTGGCTAAAGTTTGGGAGGCGCCGAATCCTCATAAGGCAAGGGTGACTGCATGGAGAAGCTTGAGAAATAGGTTGGCGACATGCGATAATTTGTTGAAAATGAATGTTCCGATTGAAATTGAAGAGAGATGGTGCAATGCTTGTGTGGCTTATGAGGAGACAGTTGAGCATATTTTTCTACATTGCCCCGAAAGTTGA